The following are encoded in a window of Syntrophorhabdaceae bacterium genomic DNA:
- a CDS encoding DedA family protein: METYIAQYGYIGISIGTFLEGETTVLIGGIFAKLGYMNLYMVMLYAFIGTFIGDFTFFTLGKYFGKNFIERFEFIRNKVPLANKVIHKYGNFIIFLIRFLVGIRAVILILLGCTNMKMGKFVLFNIVNSMGWSIIVSIIGYLFGKVIFVFVGDIKQYERIIIPAVLVLVTVLILIYRYIVKRKEEAYGDE, translated from the coding sequence ATGGAAACGTACATAGCGCAATACGGTTACATCGGTATATCAATAGGGACCTTTCTCGAAGGGGAAACAACGGTCCTCATCGGTGGGATCTTCGCAAAGCTTGGTTATATGAATCTATACATGGTTATGCTCTATGCCTTCATCGGTACCTTCATCGGTGATTTTACCTTTTTTACTCTCGGAAAATATTTTGGAAAGAATTTTATTGAACGGTTCGAGTTTATCCGCAACAAGGTCCCGCTGGCGAATAAGGTCATCCATAAATACGGTAATTTTATTATCTTTCTCATACGGTTTCTGGTAGGCATCAGGGCGGTCATACTCATCCTTCTTGGCTGCACGAACATGAAGATGGGTAAATTTGTTCTTTTTAATATCGTCAATTCCATGGGGTGGAGCATCATCGTTTCTATAATAGGATATCTTTTCGGGAAGGTTATTTTTGTTTTTGTCGGCGACATTAAACAATATGAAAGGATTATTATACCTGCCGTGCTTGTTCTGGTTACCGTGTTGATCCTCATCTACCGTTATATCGTGAAACGTAAGGAGGAAGCCTATGGAGATGAATGA